One Chloroflexota bacterium DNA window includes the following coding sequences:
- the hisC gene encoding histidinol-phosphate transaminase, producing MNHLKLNPNLLTVPLYIGGKPIEQVQQEYGLAEVVKLASNESPLGPSPRALSALQAALTDAHRYPGVAEKQLRAKLAAYHNARDAAQFTDANFLVGNGLSDVLRMITSGFIFDGGASVVCNATFPLYKIYTIQFGGQVIAIPHKNYRYDLNAMADAITPNTRLVFVTNPNNPTGTLLTRDEVDAFMKRVPPSVVVVFDEAYHDFVDDPAYSNAVEYVKQGYENALVLYSFSKTYGLANLRLGYALGAASTIEYLAHGLLPFNTSDAVLRAGIAALDDREYLDRIRALLAREKPFLYDGLAQLDLEFIPTQANFILLPRLPRDAKTMDNEMLKRGVIIRPMGGFGLPDALRVTIGTREENVKFLHALRDVLKQ from the coding sequence ATGAACCACTTGAAACTGAATCCGAATCTGCTGACGGTTCCCCTCTACATTGGTGGCAAGCCAATCGAACAAGTGCAGCAAGAGTATGGTCTTGCCGAGGTCGTCAAACTCGCGTCGAACGAAAGCCCGCTCGGTCCCTCACCGCGCGCGCTGTCCGCGCTGCAAGCCGCGTTGACCGACGCGCATCGTTACCCCGGCGTCGCCGAAAAACAATTGCGCGCGAAACTCGCCGCGTACCACAACGCGCGCGACGCCGCGCAATTCACCGACGCGAATTTCCTCGTCGGCAATGGGTTGAGCGATGTGCTGCGAATGATCACGAGCGGATTTATTTTTGACGGCGGCGCATCGGTCGTATGCAACGCGACGTTTCCACTTTACAAAATTTACACGATCCAGTTCGGCGGGCAGGTCATCGCGATCCCACACAAAAATTATCGGTACGATTTGAACGCGATGGCGGACGCGATCACACCAAACACACGCTTGGTGTTTGTCACCAATCCGAACAATCCCACCGGCACATTGCTCACACGCGACGAGGTGGACGCGTTTATGAAACGCGTCCCGCCATCGGTCGTCGTCGTGTTCGACGAAGCGTACCACGATTTCGTGGACGACCCGGCGTACTCGAACGCGGTCGAGTACGTCAAGCAGGGTTACGAAAATGCGCTCGTGCTGTACTCGTTCTCGAAAACGTACGGCTTGGCGAATTTGCGTTTGGGTTACGCGCTTGGCGCGGCGTCCACCATCGAGTATCTCGCGCACGGCTTGTTGCCATTCAACACCAGCGACGCCGTTTTGCGCGCCGGCATCGCCGCGCTCGACGACCGCGAGTACCTCGACCGCATCCGCGCGTTGCTCGCGCGCGAAAAACCATTTTTGTACGACGGCTTGGCGCAACTCGATTTGGAATTTATTCCGACGCAAGCGAATTTTATTTTGCTTCCCCGTTTGCCGCGTGATGCCAAAACCATGGATAACGAAATGCTCAAGCGCGGCGTCATCATTCGACCGATGGGCGGATTCGGTCTGCCCGATGCCCTGCGCGTGACCATCGGCACGCGCGAAGAGAACGTCAAGTTTTTGCACGCGCTCCGCGACGTGCTGAAACAATAA